A window of Candidatus Glassbacteria bacterium genomic DNA:
GTCCGACGGGTTATCATCCATTACGTACTCGTAGGCTTCCGCGGCGCGCTCAAGGTAATGGGTGGCCTGTTCGGAGTCCTTTTCGCCTTCGGCCTTGTTGCGGGTTTCGGAAACCCACATCTGGTAATAACAGCTTCCCGCGTTGAAATAGTCAGCCTCGGTCATCTCCGCACCCGCGTCCTCGAACAGTTCCTCGTAAAGCATGCCGGCGCTTTCGAAATCCTGCATACTCATGAAGATAGTGACCAGACGCTTCTTGGCGGTAATATCGAACGGGTTCTCCTCCAGATAGGCTTCATAGACCTCGATCGCCTCGTCGTAGCGGTCGGCCATGATATAAGCCTGGCCAAGATTCTTGACGAATTGCTCGTCTTCCGGATCCAGTTCGATAGCCCTCTGCAAGCTCTCGATCGCACCGTCGAAATACAGCCGGGCGCTGTCGGGCTGAGGCGGCTGGGCCTCCTGGAATGCCTCCGCCTGGCTGAGCATCGCCACGCCGAGATTGGCATGGCTTTCCTTGCGGTCGGAATTGACCCTGTTGGCGATCCGGAACTTGTTAATCGCCTCCGGATAGCGCTGCTGGTCGAGCAGGGCCTGTGCATCGCGTATGAACTGGGCCCAGTAATAGTCGCGCCATTTGTCGATTTCCTTGACCAGCTTGCGCTTGGGCTCGAGATCCAGGGCTTTGTTGAAATTTTCGCCGGCCTTATCCCAGTTGGCTATCCCGGCGTAGGCGCGGCCGAGGTAATAGAACAGTTCCGGGTCATCGGCGTACTTGTCCTTGTTTTTCTCGAGGA
This region includes:
- a CDS encoding tetratricopeptide repeat protein, with translation MRKLLIFMAVSCVWMFTVASSPVVTGARVRLSAKKYESAIKVLEKNKDKYADDPELFYYLGRAYAGIANWDKAGENFNKALDLEPKRKLVKEIDKWRDYYWAQFIRDAQALLDQQRYPEAINKFRIANRVNSDRKESHANLGVAMLSQAEAFQEAQPPQPDSARLYFDGAIESLQRAIELDPEDEQFVKNLGQAYIMADRYDEAIEVYEAYLEENPFDITAKKRLVTIFMSMQDFESAGMLYEELFEDAGAEMTEADYFNAGSCYYQMWVSETRNKAEGEKDSEQATHYLERAAEAYEYVMDDNPSDCEAGEQLYYSYINLENWAQVVETIETMLDNGCERTYITLSNLGVGYSKIGNQQKAIEVFKEAQENKPADEQSQ